The Denticeps clupeoides chromosome 1, fDenClu1.1, whole genome shotgun sequence genome segment GTTTGGGATTGTGAGATTATTAGTGGAGTCTTTGGTTGAGAGGTTAGTTGTAGAGTGGCTAGTTGAGCGGTCTGTAGAAGAGTTGTGGGTCACAGTGGTCGAATGGTCAGTTGTAGAGTTGATTGTTGATAGGTCAGTAGTAGAACTTCTATTCCAGTGTTCACTAGTAGAGTTTGTGGTCCAGATATTGGAGGTAGAGGTGCTGGTTCGGTTTTCTGGCTCATTGTTAGAGCTGCTCTTGAATGCAGATGCATTTTGAGGAAGGGTCACAGCTCCAGTCATCATCACAAACTCTTCAGCCGTGAGAGCAAGTCCTGACCCCTCAGTAGCGACCACATTATCTATGGGAGGCCAGTGTGACTCCAGAAGAGCCTAAAACAAAATCAACAAAATTCCCAAAGATAGCAAGCAACTCAGTGACCCTGAGAATGACAGTCGTGGTTTTTATTACCTGTCCAGTTTCCTTCCACCCATCCCCACTGCCCTGCAAAATTAATCACATTTTCACCCACAATCACTAAACGGCACCATCtctctcaccacacacacacacacacacacacacacacacacacacacacacacacacacaccagcgagAGGACAACTTACTGCACTTCTGCCCTCCTCACGGGGGGTCTGGAACAGAGCGAGAAGAAGGGCGTTTCATCAGACGCATGCAGAGATCTCCCGTTCAGTGAACAAGTGTCTGACCTACCGGTAGGGCACTGATGCTGCCAATCAAACCAAAGAGCATCAggtgcatcatcatcatcctcatcttcttcctgcAGATACGAGGCAATAAAAACAGTGACCCTGAACCTCTCCTAcatcccaccaccaccaccatcacatcTCCTCAGCAGGGCCGCTGACCAGTGATGGAAAAAGCGTGGATGTCTGGAAGAGGCCTACCTCTCAGATCTCCCcattcctcttctcctcctcttcttcctgaaGGTGGACAGGCTAGCTGGGAGCAGTAGACCTTTATATTGACCCCCACccactacacactcacacccacacacaggtGTATTTAGTGCTAAGAGCCCCCTGTGGACAGTAATAAGTGGGACACCACCTGCTCTAATGATCTGGTTTTGCACAAGTGATACTTCAtctgctctgtctgtctgtaatcatacacacacacacacacacacacacacacacacacacacacacacacaaaaacacaaacacacactctgatgTCTTCTAATATAACATCGAATTTAACGCTCATTAGATATTCTACTGAGCAGACTTTCACAACGTGGCTGAAACACCCTgacaatccacacacacactcctcttatcacacacacacacacacacaccctcccataCTAAACATAACGTGCCATTATAACCATAATACTCGTTCATTTTGAGCAAATCATAATACACATTCTCATAATAACATCTAAACTGTCCACAACACCCAGCAGGTAAACCGAGGGACCAACAAGCTCATGCCGCGTCCCGAGTCCCTGAGAACGTGACCTCCTCACCATCTGTGGTCGAGCGCAGGTCGGCGAGTACCCGGCCCGGTTCTGAGTCCAGCTGCTGGACTGTAATTGCTGTACAGTTCGGCCTAGAGCCGAGCTCAGAAGTGCTGAATGACATCAGTGGAGCTTTTGCTTTTATGAGcttgtttcattcttttttttaaaggaaatgtaTCCTTCTGGCCGTAGGAAAAATACGGTTATTTTTTCCTAATGGTCAAACTTTAACAGCCCGTCTGTCTCTGAACTTCAAAGTCAGAGGCTTTACTGAAGAACAGCTAGTAAACGGGCCAGCAGAAGCACTGAGAGAAGCGCCGGTGGTGGAGCGGTGTGCAGTGGAGTGGTCAGAAGAAGGACCTTGTGTAGATCTTCCTGCGGAGGTTCTGATACTTGTGGAGCTGCTTTCATGACCAGTAGTAGAGTTGGTAGAGCACCTTGTCCAGGCagtggtcatctctaaactggacaattgtaactctctcctggctggagcctctgcagtcaccataaaacccctccagatggtccaaatatgcctacagggctgtaaatggaagtgcaccctcttacaccaacacactactagctagttacactcctgcacgccctctcagatctgcacacgaaacaagactgaaaattccctcttcacagggtctccggtcccaatccactctgttcccctttgttgtccctggctggtggaacaacttgtcctgctccattcgactagccgagactaccagcacctttaagaagcagctgaacatcctcaaaaagtatttcagacgaatctaacacacacacacacacacatgcacacactcacaaaataatatatatatattttttttttcttcatttagcacttaacaattccccagcatgttctattcttgacaagttcggccttatcagggctcttagttttgtcgctcaaaatctatagaaaccaaacgAAGAATTTctggtgtcgtcctcctgtaagtcgctttggataaaagtaaagtgtGTGGTTCCATGGTCAGTGGTGGGGTGGTCAGTTGGAGAGGGACCTCAGAGGCTATATTGACATgacaatttattcataaatgaaCCATGttacattgtttatttatataaagagaatgttaatagaataaaaaagtaaacaatATTCATGCTAATTTGTCAGCAGTGCATTAACCATTTTTGggtaatatacagtacaggccaaaagtttggataccttctcattcaatgtgttttctttatcttcatgaccatttacgttggtagattctcactgaaggcatcagaactatgaatgaacacatgtggagttctgtacttaacaaaaaaaggtgaaataagtgaaaacatgttttatattctagtttctttgctctgattactgctttgtacactcttggcattctctcgatgagcttcaagaggtcgtcatctgaaatgcttctccaacagtcttgaaggagttcccagaggtgtttagcacttgttggtccagctcaccccaaaccatctggattgggttcaggtccggtgactgtggaggtcaggtctccactttttgttaagtacagaactccacatgtgttcattcatagttttgatgccttcagtgagaatcaaccaacgtaactggtcatgaagataaagaacacacgttgaatgagaagatgaaaCTTtagacctgtactgtacattgttCTTGAtcaagtgaagcgattgtctcttgtgatacacagcagcacagcacacggtgcacacagtgaaacgtgtcctctgcatttaaccatcaccctgagtgagcagtgggcggccatgacaggcgcccggggagcagtgtgtggggacggtactttgctcagtggtaccttggcggatcaggattcgaaccggcaacctcctgattacggggccgcttccttaaccgctaggtcccCACTGCCCCGGCGATGGTTTACTTTacatgtattctaaaagtattctgagTACCTGTCATTGTGAAGTGCTGATCATAATTTACACTCTATTATTTAATGATATTTGGAGATATCGGGGAAGAGTCACCCCAGTCTGTCTGAAACGTGCTTCACTGGCGGAGCTGcaataaaactgtttaaatCCTCACACGCCCAGTCTGACACCCCGCCAGTGTGTTGAAGGTGTGTTTCGTTTCATGAGAAAAGGCAGCAGGTTGTACAGCAGTGTTTTATTCACTCGGATGAAAATTGGCGTGGTATTTATATCTGTCCACCACATTCTAATGAAAACCAGAAGACGTGAGAAGGTGGGACAGGCAGGCAGCAACTGGACATCAATGGCATCAAACGAAACAACGTCCACACGTTTCTATTTAAAGCTGCAGCAAGGTGTGATGTCCCCCGTTCTGAAATTCAGTTCAGAAGCTGTAAACGGTCCCTGCAGGGTTCAGGTCAGATGTTAACCTCATCTGCAACCAGACTGCAGAGAACTTCCACtctacacacccacacagacatcTAGGTTTAAAGTGGCTCAGCTGTTCGGTTTAAATGGATTCATGTCAGAGCAACTATGATATGTTagcagttttaaaaatatatagaaaagcAGAAACGGAAGTTGGTTCTTCTACAGGTGGAGCTCTCCTCGCTCTTCAGCCATTGTCTGAAGACCATGGCTTGGGTCTGGCTGGTTGTCCCTAGCAGTAGGACCCAGTTGACCATCCTGAACACACCCTCCATTATCTGTCATTAACAAACACTCCCTGCTCTCCACACTGTCGGTGACCTTCGTCTCCAGGGGAGCAGCCCTAGTGGCTGCCAGAGGAGCAAATCCAACAGCAACCAAGGGATGGGTGTTAAAGGGAATCTGGTTGAGAACCCCAATCTTCCTCTGTCATGGAATAAATGGAGAATTAAGGTCAGGATGTGGTAATCATGTTGGCAGAAAGTTTGTTAGTAGGTGATTGCATGAAAGTTTGTAGGTGGTTTGGAGAATGTTGGCTGTAGGTTGTGTGAATGTTAGTAGGTGATTGTATGAAAATGGGTAGGTGGTTCAGAAAATGTTGTTTGTAGGTTGTATGAATGTTAGTAGATGATTAAATGAATGTGGGTAGGTGGTTAGTAGATGATTGAATGACTGAGGGTGGGTGGGTTTGGAGAATGTTGGATGTACGTTGTGGGAATGTTAGTAGGTGATTGCGTGAAAGTGGGTAGGTTGTTCAGAGGATGTTGGTTGTAGGTTGTATGAATGTTAGTAGGTGATTGTGTGAAAGTGGGTGGGAGTTTTAGAGAATATTGTTTATTGGTTGTGTGAATGTTAGTAGGTGATTGTATGAAAATGAGTAGGTGGTTCAGAGAATGTTGTTTGTAGGTTGTATGAATGTTAGTAGGTGATTGTGTGAAAGTTTGTAAGTGGTTCAGAGAATGTTGTTTGTAGGTTGTATGAATGTTAGTAGGTGATTGTGTGAAAGTTTGTAAGTGGTTCAGAGAATGTTGTTTGTAGGTTGTATGAATGTTAGTAGGTGATTGTGTGAAAGTGGGTAGGTTGTTCAGAGAATGTTGGCTGTTGGTTACGTGAATGTTAGTAGGTGATTGCAGAAAAGTGGGTGGGAGGTTCAGAGAATATTGTTTATCGGTTGTGTGAATGTTAATAGGTGATTGTATGAAAATGAGTAGGTGGTACAGAGAATTTTGTTTGTAGGCTGTGGGATTGTTTATAGATGATTGCATGAAAGTTTGTAGGTGGTTTGGAAAATGTTGAATGTATGTTGTCTGAATGTTAGTAGGTGATTGAGTGAATGTTGGTTGCAGGAAAGTTGTCAGAATGTTTGAAAGTGAGTGTTAGCTCAGTGTCGTACCTTGTGCCATATCTCATCTCCCCCTCGGCTGTCATCTTGCATTTCTCCATCAGACTCCACCCCGCCCCGCTGCAGCAGCTGATTAAAAGAAATGGATTCAGTGTTTAAGTGCACATTTCAAGTGTTGGCAGTATAATACCAGTGCTTAATATTACCTGGGGCTCGGCAGCCACAGCTATTTCCTCTGATGTctgaagcaaaaacaaatttCTTTATGGACACAGGGATTACGACCGCGAAAGGTCACACCTCAAATGCACAGCTCGATAAAGTTGAAAACGCTTCAGATTTTGTTCTGTAATCTTTGACATGTTGCTATAGTCAagtttaagtgttttttttacagaccgTGTCTTCAGTGGTTGAAGGCTGAAGCTCTGTCATCtgcaacatgaaaaagaaacgGGAGCTGCTGGTCTACACGTTGTGTGCTTTATATgctaatactgtgtgtgtgtccagtccaGGAAGTCACCTGATCAGGTGGGATCATCTGTTCCAATGCCTGAGGGTCACAGACAGTTCATCAAATCAGCACACAGATTCAACAGGGGACCAGCAATACAcgcaatgtgtgtgttttcatactAGGTTCTCCGGTGATTCCTCACTGGTGTCCTCAGGGGAGCTCTGATGAAGAAACAAGTCAGTTGCAGCGGTACgtgaacgagtgtgtgtgtgtgtgtgtgtgtgtgtgtgtgtgtgcgtgtgtgcacctCGCTCGACTGGCTCTCTGACGTGTCGGACTCTGAAGAGCTGCTTGTCGGAGGCGCAGCATCCTGAAGATGGCGTACGGGATTGTGTGAGCACCGAGAAAcacagcattgtgtgtgtgtgtgtgtgtgtgagtgtgtgtgtgtgtgtgtgtgtgtgtgagagactcacTGTCTGTTCTGCTACAATTGCAGTTGTGGTGTCAACCTACGTGAACAGATGGGTACAGCGTTCGACTGATCTGATCCAGAATTCAGTTAAACCGACACTGAACTGAAAAAGCAGAAATGTTCCTCACCTGGTTCCTCAGTACAGCTGCGGGCTCTGTGGGCAGAAcctgaggtggaggaggagaggatgaACGCCGGTCTACACAATCGTTCACTTTGTTCCCATTTCTTGGTTATTTTGCCAACTCACGTTTCTTTGCTCGGTTGCATTTGGAGACGGAAACATCTGAGAGAAAAGCAGAGGAACAGGAgcggaggtggaggtggagatggaggtggaggaagaaCCGGACACAAATGTTCATTCACTTCACATGAACCTCAGAAAACGCTGCTCATTCTGACCAGACGGAGGTTACTCACAGGATACTGCTCGTACTGCGCCGGAGggacctacacacacattcaacagtCACCAAAAAATACCATCAATGCAactgaatagatttttttatgccatAAAGTCACACTGACTTAAAGAGAATAAATCCACCTATAATCAGCCTTCTTATTAAGTGTCTTTATTAACCACCTCCAGCAACCATCAAACCTTCTGCAGGTTACCAGGTTCCTGCTGTTCTGGTGACACCCTGTGGCCGCCGAGCGGAACGCCAGAGAAGAAGTACTGAAAAAGCTACTTACGGGACTGGTCGCCGCCAGGGCCAGAAGACAGGTGGTTGCTATGGTAACCAGCATGGTCCTGAAGCTGCGCTGCATCTGCTGGAGGAGCATCTCTGCCTGCTGATATCTACACCAGCGTGTGTGGGGGAGGCTTTTTTTACGCAATTTGTTTACGGGCCGATTCTTGTCATCTGCTCGTCTCATCATCCTCAGAGGGGTGCCCTCCACCCACAGCCCCGCCCATCACAGCCACCAGGATGCCACCAGCTTCCTGTTTGTTGTTTTCGGTCACATtgtcccccccacacacacaccacccaaaTCCCCACCCTTAGATTTGTTGGTCCCCAGAGATGGCGCTCACCACCAGACCTTCTGGATCCTGATCACTAAGCACACGGATGAAATCATGAGATGGTGCCTGAGGGAGATGGAAAtgggagattttttttgcattgctatAAATAGAAAAAccatctcagatcaggacctcagactggatTTTATTGGAGATAATAATCAGGATTCTGATTCTCCGATCACACACTTTACTAGTGTGAATTTAGTGTGAATTTAGTGTGAATTTAGTGAAGAACTGAGGTGCTTGTTAAAAACGAGACGGAGCCGCCGCTGTCATGAACAGAGTTTTATTTGACGTTAATACAAGTCGAGCCGTCATTTCCCGCGGCGCAGGGTGACCACGGGGTAGATGAGGGCGTGTCTCCGGGCGTGTGGGAGCGTGGGCGCGGCCAGCGAACGCAGGAACGCCGTCCAGGTGCTGGGCATCACGGCCGGAGAATCTGGGACTCTGTAGAAGCTGGAGAAGAACTTCAACTTTGGCTCCGCCTCTTTGCTTCTCTGCTTGCTTTTGGAACTGACCACTTCGTTCGCGCTGTGATTGGATGCTGGGGCCGGCAGGGGGGCGTGGCTGCTGACAGGGGCAGCTGATTCGCTCCTGGGAATCGATTCCGGACTGATTCCCGGTGCAGGAGTCGAGTGCTCGGTGGGGAATGAATTGATGTCGCTCTCCTCTTCTGAATAATCACTCTTCTCCTTCTCGCCGTCCTGGGGGGTCCTGGGAGACAAAAGGACTTTCTCCTCAGAGTTGGGCTCAGGTTGGGGCGTCGCCTCAGTGCTGTAGGTGGCGTTTGTCGGTTGTAGAAGGTCGGAGGTCAGATGCTCGGGGCCGGAGACGTTTCCACCATCCTCAGGTAGGACAGGAAGTGAGGTCGTTGCGGACGGCTCAGGACTGGATGGGGACGGGTCTGACTGGGGGACAGTTCCTGGCTCAGCCTCAACATCAGCGTACAGCGCGAGGTTGGACGCGGTGTGTGGGTTCTGctcaggagtgtgtgtggggtcgACTGGCCCGGTGGTGGACTCGGTGATGAGAGCTGCACCATCTGCGCTGCTCTGGCCCTCTTCATCCTCAGTGAAGGTGAAGGTCACTGCATCGAGTGTCACGTTGCTATCCACACTGGGCGGGCCAAAGTTTGTGGGCGGGGTGAcagtgacatcacttcctgtcactGTTGAATTGCTACCATTGACATCTGGGCTGGTCTGATGAaacgaaaaaaataattttaacagacaacaaacaaaataaaaagagtaAACAAATGCTGAAgtacctcctcttcctcctcctcctcctcctcctcctcaccagcCCCGCCCTCTTCTGAATCTTCAGCCTCAGTGGACTGAAGAAGAGCAGATAGAAGTTTATCCACAAACGCCTTCACACATCTGTtcctgaaagtgtgtgtgtgtgtgtgtgtgtgtgtgtcttgcctCCAGCTCCTCTGAGGTAAATACCAGTCTCTGACGCAGGTTCGTCTAGAAAGAGAGAATTTCACACGTTTTCCTTCTGTGTAACAAGAGATTTCTAATCCTGAACGTAGCCCCTCCCCTAAACGCAGCCCCTCCCCTAAATGCAGCCTCGGGAATCTGAAGAACAGGTACGCACAGTTGGACCTTAGTCCCGTGCGCCATGGATgttctaagtgtgtgtgtacctctgtgtagctgaagaacacacacattggtGTAATGTGTGCATCTCAATGAGGACCTTGTGTAACGTGGAAATACTTCTGTGTATCTGTTACAGGAACCAATATTCACTTTACTGGATTAAACTTTACTGAAAGCATCATCAAATCATGACGTGATCAGCAACTGATCCACAGTCCTCCACGGTCTGGAATGGAGTGGCAGAAAAGATCTTCGGtgtccccctgccctccatccaggacctgtcccTCTCAGGAAGATCATCGccgatccctcacaccctggacacggACCTGCtgtctgcagaccaggaccatcACTCTCCTGAACATCTGAGCTGCCACATTCAGCCTCGCAACTGCGCACCTGAACAGCGGTGGCGCTCACTCTGTAAACTGGTATTTCTGTGTAGAAGATGTTACTCCATCGTATATTGTTGTAGTTTTGTACCTCCGGAGCAGCAGAACGAAtgattaaatatgtaataagaCCAGACTGTTGTACAGTTTTTAACgtgccattaaaaatgaaagtaccacattctgtgagtgtgtgtgtgtgtgtgtgtgcgcggacTCAccggcagtgtgtgtgtgacgacCAGCAAAGAGAACAACAGCAATGTTCGGCTCTTCATTTCTAACCGAAgaaaaaatatctataaccaGGAAAAATGGGCTGAAGCGTCCGCTTAGTCGTCCTGAGGAGCATGAGAGAGAAAGCAGCTttataaatggtgtgtgtgtgtgtgtgtgtgtgtattttctgcTCTTACCTCCTGCCTGTGTAATATAATCTCAGGatgaaatacatatataatcTTTAGGTTTTCACACTGTGTGTGGGTGATGGGGTGGGGGAGCTTGTTCAGTCCATTTGAAGCCTGAAGTGACCACATGAGTCAGTCTGTATATAGGAGCATCTATATGGAGACGGTAGTTACAGGTCACCCCAGCAGTCCCGCCTTTTTCAGCCCAACAGTCACATGACCCCCATTTAGCACAGCTGAAATGAACTTTATTGTACACTACCACACATTCTCACTGTTACACCACTCTACATCACACTACAATACCATCACACCGTCTCACTGTTACACCATTACATCACACCAcaataccatcacaccttctcactgttacaccactacatcacactacaataccatcacaccttctcactgctacaccattacatcacactacaataccatcacaccttctcactgctacaccattacatcacactacaataccatcacaccttctcactgttaCACCACTCTACATCACACCAcaataccatcacaccttctcactgttacaccattacatcacactacaataccatcacaccttctcactgttacaccactacatcacactacaataccatcacaccttctcactgttacaccattacatcacactacaataccatcacaccttctcactgcTACACCACTCTACATCACACCAcaataccatcacaccttctcactgttaCACCTTTACATCACACTAcaataccatcacaccttctcactgcTACACCACTCTACATCACACCAcaataccatcacaccttctcactgttacaccattacatcacactacaataacatcacaccttctcactgttacaccattacatcacactacaataccatcacaccttctcactgcTACACCACTCTACATCACACTAcaataccatcacaccttctcactgttacaccattacatcacactacaatacatcacaccttctcactgttacaccactacatcacactacaataccatcacaccttctcactgttacaccactacatcacactacaataccatcacaccttctcactgttacaccactacatcacactacaataccatcacaccttctcactgttacaccactacatcacactacaataccatcacaccttctcactgttacaccattacatcacactacaataccatgacaccttctcactgttacaccattacatcacactacaataccatcacaccttctcactgttacaccactacatcacactacaataccatcacaccttctcactctTACACCACTACATCACACTAcaataccatcacaccttctcactgttacaccactctacatcacactacaataccatcacaccttctcactgttacaccattacatcacactacaataccatcacaccttctcactgttacaccactacatcacactacaataccatcacaccttctcactgttacaccactacatcacactacaataccatgacaccttctcactgttacaccattacatcacactacaataccatcacaccttctcactgttacaccactacatcacactacaataccatcacaccttctcactgttaCACCATTACATCACACCACAATACCATGACACCTTCTCACTGTTACACCACTACATCACACTACAATACCATCACACCGTCTCACTGTTACACCATTACATCACACTAcaataccatcacaccttctcactgcTACACCACTCTACATCACACCAcaataccatcacaccttctcactgttacaccattacatcacactacaataccatcacaccttctcactgttacaccactacatcacactacaataccatgacaccttctcactgttacaccattacatcacactaaaataccatcacaccttctcactgttacaccattacatcacactacaataccatcacaccttctcactgcTACATCACTCTACATCACACCAcaataccatcacaccttctcactgcTACATCACTCTACATCACACCAcaataccatcacaccttctcactgttaCACCACTCTACATCACACCAcaataccatcacaccttctcactgttacaccattacatcacactacaataccatcacaccttctcactgctacaccattacatcacactacaataccatcacaccttctcactgttaCACCACTCTACATCACACCAcaataccatcacaccttctcactgcTACACCATTACATCACACCATCTCACTGTTACACCACTACATCACACTACAATACCATCAcacctgccatccatggattctgtcagtgttttgatctgttcaccatcaacattgcgtgcagcagcaaccacagcctcccagacactgttcagagaggtgtactgttttccctccttgtaaatctcacatttgatgatggaccacaggttctcaatggggttcagatcaggtgaacaaggaggccatgtcattagtttttattcttttagaccctttcttgccagccacgctgtggagtacttggacgcgtgtgatggatgccttgaaggatgcagaccactgcttgaagaaggtgtcttccagaaactggcagtaggactgggagttgagcttgactccatcctcgacccgaaaaggccccacaagctcatctttgatgataccagcccaaaccagtactccacctccaccttgctggcgtctgagtcggactggagctctctgccctttaccaatccagccacgggcccatccatctggcccatcaagactcactctcatttcatcagtccataaaacctaagaaaaatcagtcttgagatatttcttggcccagtcttgatgtttcatcttgtgtgtcttgttcagtggtggttgtctttcagcctttcttaccttggccatgtctctgagtattgcacaccttgtgcttttgggcactccagtgatgttgcagctctgaaatatggccaaactggtggcaagtggcatcttggcagctgcacgcttgacttttctcagttcgtgggcagttattttgcgccttggtttttccacatgtggtcaaaatactcatttgcctaataattctgcactccctgtattaccCCATTACATCACACTGTCGCACCAACATGTAATCACACCATCAGACCACCTCACCATTACACCACTACATCACACTGTAACACTATTACACCATTACATCGCATCACACTGTCACACCAACATGTAATCACACCATCTCACTGTTACACCGCTGCATCACACTGTAACACTATTACACCATTACATCACATTGCCACACCGTCATGCAATCACACTATGACAGCATGACCACCACATCATAGCCAAAGTAACACAAAGATTTTGCAGCAGTCTTTCTGCCCTCATACAGGGCACATACAAGACAAGGCTGTACCTTCACACAGAACCCACAACCATTACAGCATCACGGTATCACAGAAATCGAATCGATATCTCCTGCCGTCATGGTCGATGACCTTCAGTAAAGGTCACACAACTTTTACTCTGTGCTCGGCACAGCAAGCCCATATATGGACACAGCATCTGTTTCCATAAAAGTCTGGTTGCGGGCGTGGCCCACATGTACCATGGCCTGTAATTAGACTCGTAGGCGCAGCGCTCATCAATTATCCTCCAGTCCTGAGCTTTCTCCCGTCCTGCAAAACGAGGCGGGGGCTTTAAATTACAGCGCTGCAGTGATGCTATCCTGTTTCAGCTACAGGAA includes the following:
- the LOC114790406 gene encoding uncharacterized protein LOC114790406, with amino-acid sequence MLLQQMQRSFRTMLVTIATTCLLALAATSPVPPAQYEQYPMFPSPNATEQRNVLPTEPAAVLRNQVDTTTAIVAEQTDAAPPTSSSSESDTSESQSSESSPEDTSEESPENLALEQMIPPDQMTELQPSTTEDTTSEEIAVAAEPQLLQRGGVESDGEMQDDSRGGDEIWHKRKIGVLNQIPFNTHPLVAVGFAPLAATRAAPLETKVTDSVESRECLLMTDNGGCVQDGQLGPTARDNQPDPSHGLQTMAEERGELHL